The proteins below are encoded in one region of bacterium:
- a CDS encoding Mov34/MPN/PAD-1 family protein, whose protein sequence is MDLKEKEENWLQRRLEQWEHKIGSIQPSIPRQSQVSSQSAMSPPPEKEKELGKEKENQNVTNLRIKGIRNSKETEISGETIPWQVSNSPVEIFCVKRVYKKIFFQSQEKIPNETGGILLGYVPPPVKKMGRETYMVHIEEAIPMKYDNARYDHFVFTPQEKNRVKNLQQEKYSHLKQVGWYHSHPSHDISLSPPDRELAKTNFMQPWHVALVIQPKKKTAGYFIWENDRLDSECRAEFYLDDYSPCMDNYSTRRVNNIPTKGQNRQSNEKTEPQYRPKKPNPIKKIWGELIESLEEITFQDVMEIILWCGMIVMAVIFIYLIFLMFQPVEIPSERPVEFPQEKKDNLSNPVSNDIFDILRPELSKDGLVVKWELKGVDEKEIKDGILKRTSSNEHDKSLTLSHQEIINGQYKDTDVLPGKDYKYTLTLKLQNDKSYTKEFSSPIPQEPIPPKLEAPTGFNAELEKDGKIVILKWNDNLDSSVKYYEIQVKVGEEDFKKLKDIYSWNSKEYSDEWSPKQKKNLMYKIRTIGCNDEKGEWSKVVKVTIQEERKKGQQNNWNTNTRKREKEDKKKGPTVKKDEGSPQQPLQPSVKKEEMSNPSDVNKEDQSLQNVDSGEEGVRRNEGLKEENK, encoded by the coding sequence ATGGACTTGAAGGAAAAGGAAGAAAATTGGTTACAAAGAAGATTAGAACAGTGGGAACATAAAATAGGATCTATACAACCTTCTATTCCCAGACAGAGTCAAGTATCTTCTCAATCAGCTATGTCACCTCCCCCTGAGAAAGAAAAAGAATTGGGTAAAGAGAAAGAGAACCAAAATGTTACTAATCTACGAATAAAAGGGATACGAAATAGTAAGGAGACAGAGATAAGTGGCGAGACGATTCCCTGGCAGGTATCCAATTCTCCAGTAGAAATTTTTTGTGTGAAGAGGGTCTACAAAAAAATCTTTTTTCAATCTCAAGAAAAAATTCCTAATGAAACAGGAGGAATTTTGTTAGGGTATGTGCCTCCTCCAGTAAAGAAAATGGGAAGAGAAACATATATGGTTCATATTGAGGAAGCCATTCCTATGAAGTATGACAATGCCAGATACGACCACTTTGTCTTTACCCCTCAAGAAAAAAATAGGGTAAAAAACCTACAACAAGAGAAGTATTCACATCTTAAACAAGTGGGTTGGTATCATAGTCATCCAAGTCACGATATCTCACTCTCTCCTCCTGACCGAGAGTTAGCGAAAACCAATTTTATGCAGCCCTGGCATGTAGCTTTGGTTATTCAACCTAAAAAGAAGACAGCAGGATACTTTATCTGGGAAAATGATAGGTTAGACTCAGAATGTAGAGCTGAATTTTATCTGGATGACTATTCCCCTTGCATGGATAACTATTCAACTCGCAGAGTTAATAATATTCCTACAAAAGGACAAAATCGGCAATCTAATGAGAAAACTGAACCTCAATACCGTCCTAAAAAACCTAATCCAATTAAAAAAATTTGGGGTGAGCTTATTGAATCTCTGGAGGAAATTACTTTCCAGGATGTGATGGAAATAATCCTTTGGTGTGGAATGATTGTAATGGCTGTCATCTTTATCTACCTTATCTTCCTTATGTTCCAACCTGTTGAAATCCCTAGTGAACGGCCTGTTGAATTCCCTCAAGAAAAAAAGGATAATCTAAGTAATCCAGTCTCTAATGATATATTTGATATATTGCGCCCCGAACTATCTAAAGATGGATTAGTTGTAAAATGGGAGTTGAAAGGAGTAGATGAAAAAGAAATCAAAGACGGAATTTTAAAGAGAACATCATCTAATGAGCATGATAAATCACTAACCCTTAGTCATCAAGAGATAATTAATGGGCAGTATAAAGATACAGATGTCTTACCGGGAAAAGACTACAAATATACTTTAACACTCAAGTTACAAAATGATAAATCTTATACGAAAGAGTTTTCGTCACCAATACCACAGGAACCAATACCACCTAAACTAGAAGCACCTACGGGATTCAACGCTGAGCTGGAAAAAGATGGCAAAATTGTGATTTTGAAATGGAATGATAATTTAGATAGTTCCGTTAAATATTATGAAATTCAGGTAAAAGTGGGAGAGGAGGATTTTAAAAAACTAAAAGATATATATTCGTGGAATTCAAAAGAATATAGCGATGAGTGGTCACCAAAACAAAAGAAAAACCTTATGTATAAAATTAGAACTATTGGCTGTAATGATGAAAAGGGGGAGTGGAGTAAGGTGGTTAAGGTTACAATCCAAGAAGAAAGAAAGAAGGGCCAGCAAAATAATTGGAATACAAACACAAGAAAGAGAGAAAAGGAAGATAAAAAAAAAGGTCCAACCGTAAAAAAGGATGAGGGTTCACCTCAACAACCACTTCAACCAAGTGTAAAAAAAGAAGAAATGTCTAATCCATCAGATGTAAATAAGGAAGACCAGTCGTTACAGAATGTCGATAGTGGTGAAGAGGGGGTAAGGAGAAATGAAGGTTTGAAAGAAGAAAACAAATGA